In bacterium, the following proteins share a genomic window:
- a CDS encoding S-adenosylmethionine:tRNA ribosyltransferase-isomerase → GRENVMKAYQQAIENRYRFFSYGDAMVVV, encoded by the coding sequence CGGGCGGGAGAACGTAATGAAGGCTTATCAGCAGGCGATAGAGAATAGGTACCGTTTTTTCAGTTACGGCGATGCCATGGTGGTCGTCTAA
- the mraZ gene encoding division/cell wall cluster transcriptional repressor MraZ, with amino-acid sequence MFWRATMAYFFGTYHHNLDSKGRLNLPAQLRKQISNESAGQLLITKGLKGGCLFVYPQDNWTKIMAELESQPRTEENRNALRIFAAESILAELDAQGRIMIPAKFLQETGLTKEAVIVGVSDKMEIWNPGSYQTLLDQNSGLHQELIKKL; translated from the coding sequence GTGTTTTGGAGAGCTACCATGGCCTATTTCTTCGGCACATACCACCACAATCTTGATTCCAAGGGGAGGCTCAATCTGCCGGCCCAATTACGGAAGCAGATCTCCAACGAATCAGCCGGCCAGCTTTTGATCACCAAGGGCCTGAAGGGCGGCTGTCTTTTCGTCTATCCCCAGGACAACTGGACCAAGATCATGGCCGAGTTGGAATCACAGCCCCGGACCGAGGAGAACCGGAACGCCTTGAGGATCTTCGCAGCCGAAAGCATTTTGGCCGAACTGGACGCCCAGGGGCGGATCATGATCCCGGCCAAATTCCTGCAGGAGACCGGGCTGACCAAAGAGGCGGTGATCGTCGGGGTCAGCGACAAGATGGAGATCTGGAACCCCGGCTCCTACCAGACACTATTGGATCAGAACAGCGGGCTCCACCAGGAGCTGATCAAGAAACTGTAG
- a CDS encoding STAS domain-containing protein — translation MRIQAIPAADNSVRLEVNGMINLQGFFQVEEAILKIMKKNCFKLELEMSGVKHMDYRGVEILVKRAERLRSYGGDLILHGLSPYLVNILQMAGAGEAFEIASTREPVQCDLFQRQERKPLTAVA, via the coding sequence ATGAGAATCCAAGCCATCCCTGCGGCCGATAACAGCGTCAGGCTGGAAGTGAACGGCATGATAAACCTGCAGGGCTTCTTTCAGGTGGAAGAGGCGATCCTAAAGATCATGAAGAAGAATTGTTTCAAGCTGGAGCTGGAGATGTCCGGGGTCAAGCACATGGATTACCGGGGAGTGGAGATCCTGGTCAAACGGGCGGAGCGGCTGAGGAGCTACGGCGGCGACCTGATCCTGCACGGGCTCTCGCCCTACCTGGTCAACATCCTGCAGATGGCCGGGGCCGGAGAGGCCTTTGAGATCGCCTCCACCAGGGAGCCGGTGCAGTGCGACCTGTTCCAGCGCCAGGAGCGCAAGCCGCTGACCGCGGTGGCCTGA
- the rsmH gene encoding 16S rRNA (cytosine(1402)-N(4))-methyltransferase RsmH, which translates to MDEFRHQPVLLEEAIDLLNVRPGGNYFDATLGGGGHALEILKRNGPSGKLIGLDRDPRAIEAATARLSDYKERFTAVNLKFSLMDERNWDRDLKIDGMLFDLGLSSPQIDHSQRGFSFMGDGPLDMRMGLNGISARDLVNNTGEKELADIFYQYGEEQKSRKIARAIAETRINNPIETTGQLARVIKETRPQMPAKTLARIFQAIRIKVNDELGELEQGLNTGVEMLASGGRIVVISYHSLEDRMVKETFRRLAAPCTCPPRLPSCVCGKTPVIKIITKKAMVPGPRQISENSRARSAKLRAAEKV; encoded by the coding sequence ATGGATGAATTCCGGCATCAGCCGGTTCTGCTGGAAGAAGCAATAGATCTTTTAAATGTCAGGCCCGGCGGCAACTATTTCGACGCCACCCTGGGCGGGGGCGGGCACGCGCTGGAGATCCTGAAAAGGAATGGTCCCTCGGGCAAGCTGATCGGGCTGGACCGCGACCCCCGGGCCATCGAGGCGGCCACGGCCAGATTGTCTGATTATAAAGAAAGATTCACTGCGGTCAACCTCAAGTTCAGCCTGATGGACGAGAGGAACTGGGACAGGGACCTGAAAATCGACGGGATGCTGTTTGACCTGGGGCTCTCCTCTCCCCAGATAGACCACTCACAGCGCGGCTTCAGTTTTATGGGCGACGGTCCGCTGGACATGCGGATGGGACTGAACGGGATCTCGGCCAGGGACCTGGTGAACAACACCGGAGAGAAGGAACTGGCCGACATCTTTTACCAGTATGGCGAGGAGCAGAAATCCAGAAAGATCGCCCGGGCCATAGCTGAGACCAGGATCAACAATCCGATAGAGACCACCGGGCAGCTGGCCCGGGTGATAAAGGAGACCCGGCCCCAGATGCCGGCCAAGACCCTGGCCCGGATATTTCAGGCCATCAGGATCAAGGTCAATGATGAACTGGGCGAACTGGAACAGGGCCTGAATACCGGAGTGGAAATGCTGGCTTCCGGCGGAAGGATAGTGGTCATCTCTTATCACTCGCTGGAAGACCGGATGGTCAAGGAGACCTTCCGCCGGCTGGCCGCCCCCTGCACCTGCCCTCCCCGCCTGCCGTCCTGCGTTTGCGGTAAAACACCGGTGATCAAAATAATAACCAAAAAAGCCATGGTTCCAGGACCCCGGCAGATATCGGAGAACAGCCGGGCCCGCAGCGCCAAATTAAGGGCGGCCGAAAAAGTATGA
- a CDS encoding penicillin-binding protein 2, which yields MAGRLVWLQAFKGGHYRNLAQRQHQLRIGILPERGQIVDRQGRPLALSIDDRRSYPYGPVGGQLLGFTGRDGRGLEGLELYYDQELSGEAGWATRQCDARGRVRPSLEYASKTARSGNSLQLTIDAEYQAIADEELKKVGDKFKAAWGTVVIADPSTGEILGMASYPEFDPNRPDDFGRQAMTFGAVAAQFEPGSTFKAVTIALGLESRIIDTAEIFDGEQGSYAVGGHRIGEAEGHKYGPITVSKALAFSSNICLAKIGLALGKDKLYQGARAFGFGSRTGIECPGEAAGLMDKPDGWPVIKHANISFGQGLSVSALQLVMAYGAIANGGYLLRPRLIKGLAPAGQTVDGSCRPDTLRRVISDQTSAQMIALLERCVSEGTGKAAQVEGWRVAGKTGTAQKKEQGKKGYASDKYVASFIGFVPAEAPRLLVAVIIDEPQGRFFGGEVAAPVCRNVMQRIISLPRGLRQDLLAAR from the coding sequence ATGGCCGGAAGGCTGGTATGGCTGCAGGCATTCAAGGGCGGGCATTACCGGAACCTGGCCCAAAGGCAGCACCAGCTCCGGATCGGCATCCTTCCGGAGCGGGGGCAGATAGTTGACCGTCAAGGCCGGCCGTTGGCATTATCAATCGACGACCGGCGTTCTTATCCCTACGGCCCAGTAGGCGGACAACTGCTGGGTTTTACGGGCCGGGACGGGCGGGGCCTGGAGGGCCTGGAGCTTTACTACGACCAGGAACTTTCGGGTGAGGCCGGCTGGGCCACCCGCCAGTGCGACGCCCGGGGAAGGGTCCGGCCTTCGCTGGAATACGCCTCCAAGACGGCCCGTTCGGGAAATTCTCTTCAGCTGACCATAGACGCCGAATACCAGGCCATCGCCGACGAGGAACTTAAAAAAGTCGGGGATAAATTCAAGGCCGCCTGGGGCACGGTGGTGATAGCCGATCCATCCACCGGAGAGATCCTGGGGATGGCCAGCTACCCGGAATTCGACCCCAACCGTCCCGATGATTTTGGCCGCCAGGCCATGACCTTTGGGGCGGTGGCCGCCCAGTTCGAGCCAGGCTCCACCTTCAAGGCGGTGACCATCGCCCTGGGCCTGGAGTCCAGGATCATAGATACCGCGGAAATATTTGACGGCGAACAGGGGAGCTACGCGGTGGGCGGTCACAGGATCGGCGAGGCCGAAGGCCACAAGTACGGGCCGATCACGGTCAGCAAGGCCCTGGCCTTTTCCAGCAACATCTGCCTTGCCAAGATAGGGCTGGCTTTGGGCAAAGACAAACTGTATCAGGGCGCCCGGGCCTTCGGGTTCGGGTCCCGGACCGGGATCGAGTGTCCGGGCGAAGCGGCGGGCCTGATGGACAAGCCGGACGGCTGGCCGGTGATAAAACACGCCAACATCAGTTTTGGCCAGGGCCTGTCGGTCAGCGCCCTGCAGCTGGTGATGGCTTACGGGGCCATAGCCAACGGGGGATACCTGTTAAGGCCCCGGCTGATCAAGGGACTGGCCCCGGCCGGTCAGACCGTCGATGGATCCTGCCGGCCCGATACCCTGCGCCGGGTGATATCGGACCAGACCTCGGCCCAGATGATAGCCTTGCTGGAACGCTGTGTAAGCGAAGGGACCGGCAAGGCCGCCCAGGTAGAAGGATGGCGGGTGGCCGGCAAGACCGGAACCGCCCAAAAAAAGGAGCAGGGCAAAAAAGGCTACGCCTCGGATAAGTATGTGGCCTCTTTCATCGGCTTTGTCCCGGCCGAGGCACCACGGCTTTTAGTGGCGGTGATAATTGACGAACCCCAGGGAAGATTTTTCGGGGGAGAGGTGGCGGCTCCGGTCTGCCGCAATGTAATGCAGAGGATAATCAGCCTTCCCAGAGGACTCAGACAGGATCTGCTGGCAGCCAGATAA
- a CDS encoding UDP-N-acetylmuramoyl-L-alanyl-D-glutamate--2,6-diaminopimelate ligase, with the protein MKQLNQLLKAIPGETPSLANISQNLEVSGLGYDSRSIKPGELFFAISGYKTDGRKFVDQALARGAAGIVAEGGQEYGPAPVVRVKNIRRAMALMAAEYYGRPADQMTLLAITGTAGKTTTSYLARSVFAAAGKKVGLLGTINYWVMDKSYPAPNTTPESLDLQRLLAEMLEAGADTVLMEASSHGIELERVAGIGFKAAAFTNFSQDHLDFHGTMDEYLKAKLRLFQGLSEKACCVVNIDDPVSKNVIEATKAGLLTFGLLKPAQITARNIEYSLQGTRFQLINPEGNIEINLGLAGQPNVYNALTACGLGLAGGLSLKAVKAGLEALTSVSGRFQRVTAGQDYEVVVDYAHTPQELERVLITARQLTKGKLITVFGCGGDRDRGKRPLMGKAVAGHSDLVIVTSDNPRTEDPAKIIEDILPGLEGSKYQIVADRRQAIFQAVAQAEKGDLVMIAGKGHEDYQIIGAEKIHFDDREVALEAIGSRSSGRG; encoded by the coding sequence GTGAAACAACTTAACCAGCTGCTGAAAGCCATACCAGGAGAAACCCCATCCCTGGCCAATATTTCCCAAAACCTTGAGGTTTCGGGGCTGGGTTACGATTCCCGGAGCATCAAGCCGGGCGAGCTGTTCTTTGCCATCTCCGGTTACAAGACCGACGGACGGAAATTTGTGGACCAGGCCCTGGCCCGGGGCGCGGCCGGCATAGTGGCCGAAGGCGGCCAGGAGTACGGCCCGGCTCCGGTGGTCAGAGTAAAAAACATCCGCCGGGCCATGGCCCTGATGGCGGCGGAGTATTACGGCCGTCCGGCCGATCAAATGACGCTTCTGGCCATCACCGGCACGGCCGGCAAGACCACCACTTCCTATCTGGCCCGCTCGGTCTTTGCCGCCGCCGGCAAAAAAGTGGGGCTGCTGGGGACCATCAATTACTGGGTGATGGATAAAAGCTATCCCGCCCCCAACACCACTCCGGAGTCGCTGGACCTGCAAAGACTGCTGGCCGAAATGCTGGAAGCCGGGGCCGACACTGTCCTGATGGAGGCCTCCTCCCACGGCATTGAGCTGGAAAGGGTGGCCGGGATAGGTTTCAAGGCGGCGGCCTTCACCAATTTCTCCCAGGACCACCTGGACTTTCACGGCACCATGGATGAATACCTAAAGGCCAAGCTTCGCTTGTTTCAAGGTTTAAGCGAAAAAGCCTGCTGCGTGGTGAACATTGACGATCCGGTCTCAAAAAATGTCATCGAGGCCACCAAGGCCGGGCTTTTGACCTTCGGGCTTTTGAAGCCGGCCCAGATCACGGCCCGCAATATCGAATACAGCCTGCAGGGAACAAGATTCCAGCTTATCAATCCGGAAGGGAACATCGAGATCAACCTGGGCCTGGCCGGGCAGCCCAATGTCTACAATGCCCTGACGGCCTGCGGCCTGGGCCTGGCCGGCGGACTTAGCCTCAAGGCGGTCAAGGCCGGGCTGGAAGCCCTGACCTCGGTCTCCGGCAGGTTTCAGCGGGTCACGGCCGGGCAGGATTACGAGGTGGTGGTGGATTACGCCCATACCCCGCAGGAACTGGAAAGGGTGCTGATCACCGCCCGGCAGTTGACCAAGGGAAAGCTGATCACCGTTTTCGGCTGCGGCGGCGACCGGGACCGCGGCAAGCGCCCCTTGATGGGTAAGGCTGTGGCCGGTCATTCGGACCTGGTGATAGTAACCTCTGACAACCCCCGGACCGAAGATCCCGCCAAGATAATAGAAGACATTTTGCCGGGCCTTGAAGGCAGCAAATATCAGATAGTCGCCGACCGCCGTCAGGCAATATTTCAGGCGGTGGCCCAGGCAGAAAAAGGCGACCTGGTGATGATCGCCGGCAAAGGGCACGAGGACTACCAGATCATCGGCGCCGAAAAGATACATTTTGACGACCGGGAGGTAGCGCTGGAAGCCATCGGATCCCGCTCTTCGGGGCGGGGCTGA
- the murF gene encoding UDP-N-acetylmuramoyl-tripeptide--D-alanyl-D-alanine ligase, translating into MEPMLLSQIAGAVGGSLQGPDRKVSGVSIDSRSLKADQLFAAIKGPKFDGHDFLAAARQSGAAAALVSAHNSKDKPSLEGFPLITVPDTTAALQQLAGDYRKKFSLKMTAITGSNGKTTTKEMTVRVLSQKFRVLKNQGNLNNQYGIPLSLFNIEKEHQAAVMELGMSGLGEIAALCQMVMPELGIITNAGEGHTEFLKDVQNVARAKAELLEALPGPGTAIINYDDGNLKAHAGKARSRVLGFSIESGSDYRAEDLDLTEQGIKFTLKGVRFHLPVLGRHNIYNALAAAAAGEVWGIDLKSAALALADFQPASMRLEMMEAGKYKILSDCYNANPQSMQAALAVLKNLPAQRKVAILGDMKELGQISSDRHRQTGRLAAQSAGLVLSAGPLAGEIHQGAKEQGMDARHFEDTSSLIQNLSGLLLPGDLILVKASRSMHFEEVLEAIKRIQ; encoded by the coding sequence ATGGAGCCCATGCTGCTGTCGCAAATTGCCGGGGCGGTGGGGGGCAGTCTGCAGGGACCGGACAGGAAAGTTTCAGGCGTCAGCATCGACAGCCGTTCCCTGAAAGCGGATCAATTGTTCGCGGCCATCAAGGGACCCAAGTTCGACGGACATGATTTTCTTGCCGCAGCCCGACAAAGCGGGGCAGCAGCGGCCCTGGTCTCGGCTCATAATTCCAAAGACAAACCGAGCTTGGAAGGTTTTCCCCTGATCACCGTCCCCGACACCACGGCGGCCCTGCAGCAGCTGGCCGGAGATTACCGCAAAAAATTCTCCCTGAAGATGACGGCCATAACCGGCAGCAACGGCAAGACCACCACCAAGGAAATGACGGTCCGGGTATTATCCCAAAAATTCCGGGTGCTCAAAAATCAGGGGAATTTAAACAACCAGTATGGCATACCCCTTTCGCTCTTTAATATAGAGAAGGAACACCAGGCGGCGGTGATGGAACTGGGAATGAGCGGTCTGGGGGAGATCGCCGCTCTATGCCAAATGGTGATGCCGGAACTGGGGATCATCACCAATGCCGGCGAAGGTCATACCGAATTCTTAAAGGACGTTCAGAACGTGGCCCGGGCCAAGGCCGAACTTTTGGAGGCCCTGCCGGGTCCCGGCACCGCCATCATCAATTACGACGATGGGAATTTAAAGGCCCATGCCGGAAAAGCCAGATCCAGGGTGCTGGGATTCTCGATAGAATCCGGCTCCGATTACCGGGCGGAAGATCTTGATCTGACGGAGCAGGGGATAAAGTTCACTTTAAAAGGGGTCCGGTTCCACCTGCCGGTGCTGGGCAGGCACAACATCTATAATGCCCTGGCGGCGGCGGCGGCCGGAGAGGTTTGGGGAATAGATCTCAAGTCTGCGGCCCTGGCTTTGGCTGATTTCCAACCGGCCTCGATGCGGCTGGAGATGATGGAGGCCGGAAAATATAAAATACTGAGCGACTGTTACAATGCCAACCCCCAGTCCATGCAGGCGGCCCTGGCGGTGCTGAAAAACCTTCCGGCCCAAAGGAAAGTGGCTATTCTGGGGGACATGAAGGAACTGGGTCAGATCTCTTCCGACCGGCACCGGCAGACCGGAAGGCTGGCGGCTCAGTCCGCCGGACTGGTGCTCTCCGCCGGCCCGCTGGCAGGGGAAATCCACCAGGGAGCAAAGGAACAGGGGATGGATGCCCGCCATTTCGAGGATACCTCCAGTCTGATCCAAAACCTTTCCGGCTTGCTCCTGCCCGGAGACCTGATCCTGGTCAAGGCTTCCCGCTCCATGCATTTTGAAGAAGTATTAGAAGCAATAAAGAGGATCCAATAA
- the mraY gene encoding phospho-N-acetylmuramoyl-pentapeptide-transferase, with protein MLYYLFYPLAEQVHLFNLFRYITFRSASALVTALLISFLLGPLIIGWLKKLKIKDTGREDLPAEHRNKVGTPTMGGLIILAAIIIPVLLWADLSNQYIQISLAATILLGLIGFYDDYLKVVKKNPKGLVGRKKLLGQFAVALLIAVYLRFFPLNPEYATKTSLLFFKNVFIDLAWFYIPFVTLVIVFTSNAVNLTDGLDGLAIGVFLFAAAAYAVMCYITGNFKWAQYLNLLFMKGSGELTVLCAAMVGAAMGFLWYNTHPAEIMMGDTGSLALGGVIGTVSVLIKQEILLGLVGGVFVMEAFSVILQVASFKSTGKRIFRMTPIHHHFQKIGWSEQKIVVRFWIIAFICALVALSTLKIR; from the coding sequence GTGCTGTACTATCTGTTTTATCCCCTGGCCGAGCAGGTCCACTTATTCAATCTGTTCCGTTATATCACCTTCCGTTCGGCCTCGGCCCTGGTGACGGCGCTGTTGATCTCCTTTCTGCTGGGCCCGCTGATCATCGGCTGGCTGAAGAAGCTCAAGATCAAGGACACCGGCCGGGAAGACCTTCCGGCCGAGCACCGGAACAAGGTCGGCACCCCCACCATGGGCGGGCTGATAATCCTGGCGGCCATAATTATCCCGGTGCTCTTGTGGGCCGACCTCTCCAACCAGTACATCCAGATATCTCTGGCGGCCACCATCCTTTTGGGTCTGATCGGCTTCTATGACGATTACCTGAAAGTGGTCAAAAAGAACCCCAAGGGCCTGGTGGGCCGGAAAAAACTGCTGGGGCAGTTCGCGGTGGCCCTGCTGATAGCAGTATACCTCAGATTCTTTCCCCTCAATCCGGAATATGCCACCAAGACCAGCCTGCTGTTCTTTAAAAATGTGTTCATTGACCTGGCCTGGTTCTACATTCCCTTCGTGACCCTGGTGATAGTGTTCACCTCCAATGCGGTGAACCTGACCGACGGATTGGACGGCCTGGCCATAGGGGTCTTTCTGTTCGCTGCCGCCGCCTATGCAGTAATGTGCTACATCACCGGAAACTTCAAATGGGCCCAGTACCTTAACCTGTTGTTCATGAAAGGATCTGGTGAACTGACGGTGCTTTGCGCCGCGATGGTGGGAGCGGCCATGGGTTTTCTTTGGTACAACACCCACCCGGCCGAGATCATGATGGGGGACACCGGATCGCTGGCCCTGGGCGGGGTGATAGGAACGGTCTCGGTGCTGATCAAGCAGGAGATCCTGCTGGGACTGGTGGGAGGTGTGTTCGTGATGGAGGCTTTTTCGGTGATCCTCCAGGTGGCCTCCTTCAAGTCCACCGGCAAAAGGATATTCAGGATGACCCCCATCCATCACCACTTCCAGAAGATAGGATGGAGCGAGCAGAAGATAGTGGTCCGGTTCTGGATCATCGCCTTCATCTGCGCCCTGGTGGCATTGAGCACCCTAAAGATCAGGTAA